A stretch of DNA from Plasmodium berghei ANKA genome assembly, chromosome: 11:
GTTTAATAGCATCTACAAATTTAGAAATAATactattcatttttattacagTCATTTtcgaatatattttaattatttggCTTAAAATTTCAGCATTCCCCACTAGGATTTCATTGGCAATTACGCCATCAGAATTAATTAACGATTCATCAAGTTGGTCAGATAATGTTTCAACTACTGCTTCAGAACCAAGTAATTCATTAGTGTTATTCGCTACATTAGGAACATTTTGAATATCTAGATCGtttgttttaatattgtcactaaataaaatttgacTATCAACATTTTCTCCATACATAGTACCCACGTTTAAAGTATTAAGATCTTCAACTGTATTTACTGTTTCCATATTATTAGATTTCTAATCATATGCATTATACTATAAACAGTTATAATTTGGTaggaatatttataaaattacgTATTTGAAGGAAtcgaatatatatattttaataaacatATGCGCCATAAAAGTTAATAAGATTTTTAACACAAAtctattataaaataagaaaagcattattatttatattatatatatatttaggAAAATTTAtgcatcatttttttcgaagatgaaaataaaattattcaattttatgtattcgtgatagtattatatattcaaattattgttattattattatattattatttattgttatattattatattatattattattattattattccatGTGTTAAGTGAgcacataaaaaaaatatgatgaatAATATGctgtttattattttatggaACTGCTTGATCTTGCTTtataacatataaaaatacaataaataacaataataaaaatgaaaattaacccaaattaatatttttggaTATCAAGGgcatttataaaattaatgtttgtatttattattataactatatatttttttaaatggtATGCCGTTTTTATAGATTCTTACaactatataaatatattaaatatgtacTTTTTAgtacattatatattattttaattataataccCTATAGGTGAATTCACTTATTTATAGATcatcataaataaaaaatataatgcataaaaaaaagaaaaaatatatattaaaatatccGCACACATATATCAGCATAAAGGGTTTCTAGATGcgtaatacatataataattaacttatataaatattatttataaaatttaaaatccCAAATAAAAAACCAATACAATTAAATTgggaatatatttttatatatttttcaaacaTTTATGCAGATacttttttgtaataaaatatatatctttaaaaagaaatagaaaatgaaaataagtATTAGAATATTTCATGCTTTTATCtgcttatttatttttagttgtcctctatttttatatattgtagTCTCGcatctttattattatgatttaTCTTCAGCTattcatcatatttttactttaatttattacacatatataattctcTTGCCATTTAATTATTGCATCATTTACAAAATGAAATGAGTATGTCAGCATCCATCAGCGAATACTtacacataaatataataaataatattataagttttatgctattattattttatggaAGAATATTCTTTGATTTATCTATTtgaattatgaaaatatttattccaATGATTAAAGttttcataaattatatttaaatgtttCATGGTGATTATCCCAATGATTCCAATTTACATTTGATAGTTTATAATCGTTACTTTAGTATTCAGATGTTTCCTACTTCCATATTCTGGTTTAAAGTTGAAAATTGGAGTATTCcattgtttaaaaaaattagatacaaaattaaaagcaTTGCTTTCTGTATTTGGTGAATTGGGTTTTTTGGATGATGAATTATTCAAATCGCTTTTTTGTTCATTCGTTTTTTTCtccttttcttttaattttcttttttggggcttataattttctttttcatgtTTCCAAACATTCcatttcttttcttttattagtTTGTCTATAAATTCATTACGCCATTCTTCATAATCTTGGGTTGtatcattttcaaattttgcCCACTCGTTACTTTTcttattcataaaaaagtAATCTTTAATTTCTATCCATTCGTCCCATTCATGTGTTTCTCTATCTAGTGTATTTTCccattttttcaatttttcaaatttcgacttatataatttaataaaccatttattaatatatttccagTTTTTCCAATATTTGTTTTCACGATGTTTCCAATCAGATGATACCCATTCatctaatatatatattttaataaacatatatgtCTTAAAAGTTAATAAGATTTTGAACACAGATTTATTCTGAAATGAGAAagcatattatttatattatatatatatttaggAAATTTTAtgtgtaattttttttgaaattagAAAATCAAATTATTCAATTTTATGCACTCGTTGataatagtatatattcaaattattattattccatGTGTTAGGCTAAGTAAACacggaaaaaaaaaatatatgatgaataatatgttttttattattttatagaaCTACTTTATTTGGGTTtataacatataaaaatacaataaataacaataataaaaatgaaatggtaatatattatttatagattgcatttttttaataagaatatcaatttttatgtatgcgtataaatttttttaaactgCATAACAGATGgtgattttatttacattaatttcgatttttaaaattctCTTAAACCATAAATTAAGAACAAAGATGGAAACATATTCAATTATATTTGAACTGATATtgcataataataatgattaaatagtaaattgaaaaaaattatcttaaattataaccgataatatatataatgtgtattttttgaatGGTATTTTGTGtctaattttaaattttaattatatttatattataattaattataagaATTATTTTCTCAATAAAGTTAATACATGATGACACAAAGTGCATATTAATTTCGAAGTTATTGTAAAAGATAATATATCTAAAATACTATGCAGATCCATTTTATGATACATAATTTAAGAGCTATATTGATTGGggaattattaataaaatatttacagtatatatttattattataaacatttttcgttataaaaaatataaataattaagaaatatctttatttaaaaaaagttattaattattatttttttagtaagTCATAATTTTAAAGCTTTGGAAAACTATGCAAATTATAGTATATTTGAGACATAGgctcatttttataaatcaAGCTTatggaatatatttttatatattttatttctctaaatgtatttttgttcacatatataaatataacaatgAACAAGACGAACAATGATAATTCTTCAAGTATATTGTTACATAGAATTATAACAGTATAatacaatatttatatatgaaaaaactTAGGAAATATGCTTGTGTTTTATTCCTTTCccttttttctattatttgtattaatatataataattgaaATGTgggtataaaaataatttgttgatttcaaaatgaataaaaataaataaatatacctCTTTTGCCAATTAcaaattattcaaattaaGTTGAACGTATGCGATATCTAAATATCACCACCATCATCAAAAAAGAAAgggtatatttataataaatatcaaattaaattttgtattataattaatactaaatattatatttttcttcaatatttatgcttcattatttttatatagaaatataatGTTGCATAGATCCCTAGTTATAACTTGAGCACATATGTGGCATGGTAAGCGTAAAAAcagataaatattttttaaatgtctttttattttatatatataataaatgggCATTAAATGTTATTagatataagaaaaaatttacatatacatttatgaaaaattaatatgtttcattttatttatcttCATAAGTCATGATTGCTTTGTATTTAATTCAAAGAGCATCTAAAAACAAAAGACTGATACGTTATatgaattaatatataatatatgcacatatactgtattatttaattataattttggaATCAATATGTTTAAATGTGTATggatttataatttatattattatatatttttttaggaaaaataaaatataaattgttttttttacaaagaTACACGCatctaaaaaatatatattgaatatAACTGGGATATCTCtgtatacaaaataaaataaacatcttagtaataaaaatatttattaaaaaataacgaGTGGGTGCTAAATTTATATGGTTGTTAATATTGCATATAATTAGGGAATATTCTAATGTTGATATGTGTTGCCATTATTTTAcgcataaaaaatataattgctttattataaaataatttaaatgttCTTATAAGATTTAGgcattataaataaatgaaattattttaatctAAAATagttgttttttttgaaaaattgtttttaatatttttttataagaaaTGTATAAGTTGTATTAcatgtataatataatacagTACTGTAACAAACCCTttgaacaaaaaatattattattatttctagATTATCATGggataaattttaaaattaacatattttattttaaaaaaataaaaaattgtcgTATCCCtgtactatatatatattcccATCTCAACAtcgaattaaaaaaatgcataatgtaataaatcatttttaacGTAGTTATATGTGCatactatttattttatatatatagtttttgctattattttctaaataatttataggATTAATCTATAATTGTGTattacaattaaaaaaatggacttggttgaatatataatatattttttatttttaaaatactaattaaaaaactttataattaaattgtattattaaatatttaacaatatttttatggaatttcacatatttataacaaattaatataaaatgactaatactattataatatagtGAATCTTCATAATTAATACCAAATATCATATGCACAATTATAAGCAAATTGATTAATAAAACTATATAATGTACTATAAAATGTCtcaatgttttttttctttgaaTTTCTTatagtattaaaaaaatataatatatacggtaaaaatgaattacaAATTAATACAAATTACTTCGTCTCTTCTTTTAATGTGCTTATGTGAAGTATATAGTAACGATGTAAAATgctatatattaaatttataaacattTGGTTATTGTGCTagaatttataatatggTAATGTTTtacattataaaataaaatataattctacatatattcaaaatttatgtatttttagaaaaataataataatgggACTAGGATTACAAAATCAAATCGATTGTTATTTGAGccagaaaaaaatgaaatggGAGAAGAGGAAGTATGTGAAGAAAATGTATCATCATGTGATGACCAAGAGTCCATAAACGACGATCAAGAATCAATTTATGATGATCAACCAATTTATGAAAATCAACCAAATAATGAACCAGTAGTGAAAATGTATGTGTCAAAAGACCCAGTGtttgaagaaataaaagtaaGCACCACTCCAAAACTAAAGATGGGAAGATTAGGGATACCACCACCATCAGAACGCAGACAAATTATAGAAATGCCATTTAGGTCACCTACTCCACCACCAGTAAATTTGGATTATGAAACCAAAGTAACACAACCACATGTATTTAAAAGAACATCCAAAATGTTGTATAGTTCACATTGTAGCTATCCAAATAGTAAAGAAGTTAAATCAGAGATAATCGATTGGGATAACTTTATGTCGGTAATTGATCATGTTGTTTCAACTGACCCAAAGttagaaaattatttgaaaaacaAAGTTTATCCAAAAAGACGTAAATACCCATGCAATATGTATTAAGAactatatacatatttagatgaagaaaaattaaaaacttatgctaatgaaaataatattgagaACTAGTTAAAAGGgaaatgtttttaaaatatggactataaaaatgcataatgatgaaaaataaaaatattgaaggGAATGAAACTGAGAATCATATAAGTTCAAAATTATAGGAAGACTATATCTAGCCAaaagttaataaaaaaaattctataaatattatataaattataaataatgaaattgaTGTGTTGttaatattcaaaataaaaattaaagcagaaataaaattatagtaATAAACACAAATGATAAAGTTTTAAATGGAATGGATGTCATATAAATACTTTTTcaaaagatatatatatatacattaattttatttgatttgtttttgttgctttataaattattgtattatgcaaaaatataatatattagccaattataattttatattatattgtaataaaaaaacacaggcaacaataaatataaatatattgattaAACATATGCAATATATAGGTATCTACGAAGAACCTGTGGTTCAGTTACGAGGTTGAtttaattttgaataatttgataatatttattggtCTGTAAATGCTGaccaaatatatttacgtTTCTATATGTTTAATCGCGAGGTTTTGTCTAAATATACAACCAAAAAAGGGGTACTGCCATTAATATGAAATAGGCCAtagtattttttccataaagtataatatatacaatttcgtgttaatatatatttaaaatgattaaaataatatatgatattatatatattaatataaatattggttatatatgaagtcatattatgatatattataattatctATTATATGAGGCTTGCTAATCAGGGGATATATTGAATTAAGCATGACgcaatatatttctttatttggtgaaaaatgttatttagtaaaacttattatttgtgtcactattattttgatttaaattataactTTCCAACCAAACTATATagtaattttatatattaggGTAATGTTATAATTcgattcatttttaatattcctctgcattataatatatcttcAGGTTGATGGATATATTGTTAATTAATCACATTaccaatatataatagatagtcataaaatataggtTCATATATATCGATAGAGAATCGA
This window harbors:
- a CDS encoding tryptophan-rich antigen; protein product: MFIKIYILDEWVSSDWKHRENKYWKNWKYINKWFIKLYKSKFEKLKKWENTLDRETHEWDEWIEIKDYFFMNKKSNEWAKFENDTTQDYEEWRNEFIDKLIKEKKWNVWKHEKENYKPQKRKLKEKEKKTNEQKSDLNNSSSKKPNSPNTESNAFNFVSNFFKQWNTPIFNFKPEYGSRKHLNTKVTIINYQM